A single region of the Gossypium arboreum isolate Shixiya-1 chromosome 12, ASM2569848v2, whole genome shotgun sequence genome encodes:
- the LOC128285498 gene encoding uncharacterized protein LOC128285498, translating into MAYRLALPPELEKIHNVFHVSMLRRYRSDPSHVIPHTEIELQTDMTYSEEPMKILAREVKELRNKRVPLVKVLWHRHGMEEATWETEESMRSQYPNLFSDQESKEERGKEKVIQGSNQHTSLAPSASSDKSEVVTAPSAL; encoded by the exons atggcttatcgtttggctttacctccggaacttgagaagattcacaatgtgtttcatgtgtcaatgctaaggcggtataggtcagatccttcacacgtaattccccatactgaaattgagcttcaaacagatatgacttattcagaagaaccaatgaagattttggctcgtgaagttaaagaattgcggaacaaaagagtaccattggttaaagtattatggcatcgacatggtatggaggaggcaacctgggaaacagaggagtcaatgagatcacagtatccaaatctattttcag atcaagaatccaaagaagaacgaggaaaagaaaaagtt ATACAAGGGTCTAACCAACACactagtttggcacccagtgcctcatcggataaatccgaAGTAGTAACTGCGCCCAGCGCTTTAtaa